The following are from one region of the Brienomyrus brachyistius isolate T26 chromosome 4, BBRACH_0.4, whole genome shotgun sequence genome:
- the LOC125740090 gene encoding myelin-associated glycoprotein-like, whose protein sequence is MGVNLRLLLLCFLLSGVRCADWSLWVPPHLDALEDSCLLIPCIFDFPDNYIGQLRKPAGGVWRKGSQWFVGSVDVFNSSSSRNLLRGEIIGDLLQKNCTTILDGLQQNYTDKYYFRIESGFMMTLPTEMRIQITDTPPKPWLSLVSAEAVMEGTLLNLSCMAPAPCPRLPPDLIWTPLLGDARRALVTNKDGTLTATSSLEFRASHLHHGVNISCTAAYARETNGSHIATTQSPPLTVFYSPRNTNATISAPNPLTEGDLVTLVCTSDGNPPVESYAWFCQQGDGAELLGFGQDFVFNVTPAHTGLYLCQAQNAHGSQNSSEIQLWVKGEETTIIGLWPAGLVALLLVLLLPGLALCLYRHRRSRESSSSVDMKDQKEKHSQVYVNMQSSVHSNAYLSSMNQSRQAKDEEIYENSIRFPDQSEDDIDNIYANSFAVDSLSTHCS, encoded by the exons ATGGGGGTAAATCTTCGACTTCTACTCCTCTGCTTTTTGCTTTCCG GTGTCCGGTGCGCTGACTGGTCTCTCTGGGTGCCCCCTCACTTGGATGCCCTGGAGGACTCCTGCCTGCTCATCCCTTGCATTTTTGATTTTCCTGATAATTACATTGGACAGCTGAGGAAACCGGCAGGCGGGGTGTGGAGGAAAGGCTCGCAGTGGTTCGTAGGCAGCGTCGATGTGTTCAACTCCTCCAGCAGCCGCAACTTGCTTCGCGGCGAGATTATCGGAGACCTATTGCAGAAGAACTGCACCACCATCCTCGACGGACTCCAGCAGAATTACACCGACAAGTATTACTTCAGAATTGAAAGTGGATTTATGATGACTCTCCCAACGGAAATGCGGATACAGATTACAG ACACTCCACCCAAACCATGGCTGTCCCTGGTGTCGGCGGAGGCCGTGATGGAGGGCACCCTTCTCAATCTGTCCTGCATGGCTCCGGCCCCCTGTCCCCGCCTGCCTCCTGATTTAATATGGACGCCGCTCTTGGGAGACGCCCGCAGAGCGCTGGTGACGAACAAggacggcaccttgactgcaaCCTCATCGCTGGAATTTAGGGCGTCGCACCTCCATCATGGGGTGAACATCTCGTGTACCGCTGCGTACGCCCGGGAGACGAACGGCAGCCACATCGCCACCACGCAGAGTCCCCCTCTCACGGTTTTCT ACTCCCCAAGAAACACGAACGCCACCATCAGTGCACCCAACCCACTGACAGAAGGCGACCTGGTGACCTTGGTCTGCACCAGCGACGGCAACCCGCCCGTGGAGAGCTACGCCTGGTTCTGCCAGCAGGGAGACGGGGCTGAACTTCTCGGCTTTGGGCAGGACTTCGTCTTTAATGTGACACCTGCCCACACTGGTCTGTACCTCTGCCAGGCTCAGAACGCCCACGGCAGTCAGAACTCTTCGGAGATCCAGCTCTGGGTGAAAG GGGAGGAGACAACCATTATAGGTCTGTGGCCTGCTGGACTGGTAGCACTGCTGTTGGTCCTGCTGTTGCCCGGACTAGCCCTCTGTCTCTACAG ACATAGAAGATCCAGGGAGTCATCAAGCTCTGTAGATATGAAG GACCAAAAAGAGAAACACTCACAAGTTTATGTTAACATGCAAAGCAGTGTTCACTCAAACGCGTACCTTTCTAGCATGAACCAGTCAAGACAAGCCAAGGATGAAGAAATCTATGAAAATTCAATAAGGTTTCCTGACCAATCAGAAGATGACATTGACAATATCTATGCCAATTCTTTTGCAGTTGACAGCTTATCAACCCACTGTAGTTAG
- the irf9 gene encoding interferon regulatory factor 9 isoform X1, whose translation MATGGRVRSTRKLRSWIVEQVSSGRYPGLVWDDTAKTMFRIPWKHAGKQDFRSDEDAAIFKAWSEFKGKLSDEGRADPASWKTRLRVALNKSCEFREVSERSQLDISEPYKVYRLVPLSEQGMVENKKKTGEGKRKRAQCGREDKAIKVLKEDEAAIQPIITSVQQGDGDDDDSPQTEQSDSVIVLKNTDLVNELQVNLMIETAPPLGGQPSLIITLYYLGHEVLKREIFGNDVRIAYFPSSHSTSANLGSVGIERIALPKPPPALFTGRKQQAFASLLPYMEKGVMLGSTKLGIYAKRFCQARVFWTGPHTSESGPHKLECTDHPVMLFSRQAFQQELAVFSHSGGTPPGCGVTLCFGEELSDADDLSSKLITVQISLPWAMQTIQQAQSVQNSLAIIQDLTSQSPLGEVTLSLVPFP comes from the exons ATGGCTACAGGGGGGAGAGTGCGTTCCACACGGAAGCTGCGGTCCTGGATTGTGGAGCAA GTCAGCAGCGGCCGGTACCCGGGTCTCGTTTGGGACGACACCGCCAAGACCATGTTCCGCATTCCTTGGAAACATGCCGGCAAGCAGGACTTCAGGAGCGACGAGGATGCTGCCATTTTCAAG gcATGGTCCGAATTTAAGGGGAAGCTCTCCGATGAAGGCCGTGCAGACCCTGCCTCCTGGAAGACACGCCTCCGCGTTGCCCTCAACAAGAGCTGCGAGTTCCGCGAGGTCAGCGAGAGGTCTCAACTGGACATCTCTGAGCCGTACAAGGTGTACCGCCTGGTGCCACTGTCCGAGCAAG GGATggtagaaaacaaaaagaagacAGGAGAGGGGAAAAGGAAGAGGGCCCAGTGTGGCAGAGAGGATAAAGCGATCAAGGTGTTAAAAGAGGATGAGGCTGCCATCCAGCCAATCATCACA TCTGTCCAGCAGGGGGATGGTGATGATGACGATAGCCCACAGACGGAGCAAAGCGATTCAGTGATTGTCCTGAAAAACACAGATC tggtcaatgagctccagGTGAACTTGATGATTGAGACGGCGCCTCCTCTTGGAG gccaaCCATCTCTCATCATCACCCTTTACTACTTGGGCCACGAGGTCCTGAAGCGCGAGATCTTTGGGAATGATGTGCGGATCGCCTACTTCCCTTCTTCTCACAGTACCTCGGCCAACCTGGGTTCGGTGGGCATAGAGCGCATCGCCCTGCCCAAGCCCCCACCTGCCCTGTTCACGGGCAGGAAGCAACAGGCTTTTGCCTCCTTGCTGCCGTACATGGAGAAAGGTGTGATGCTGGGCTCCACCAAACTGGGCATCTATGCCAAGCGCTTCTGCCAAGCCCGGGTGTTTTGGACCGGGCCGCACACTTCCGAGTCAGGCCCACACAAACTGGAGTGTACAGACCacccagtcatgctgtttaGCCGACAGGCCTTTCAGCAGG AGCTAGCGGTGTTCAGCCACAGCGGAGGAACGCCACCGGGGTGTGGGGTCACCCTGTGTTTCGGGGAAGAGCTGTCTGACGCGGATGACCTCTCCAGCAAACTCATCACTGTCCAG ATCTCCCTGCCGTGGGCCATGCAGACCATCCAGCAGGCCCAGTCTGTCCAGAACTCGCTGGCTATCATCCAAGACCTGACCAGTCAATCTCCGCTCGGCGAAGTCACTCTCAGCCTGGTGCCATTCCCGTGA
- the irf9 gene encoding interferon regulatory factor 9 isoform X2 — protein sequence MATGGRVRSTRKLRSWIVEQVSSGRYPGLVWDDTAKTMFRIPWKHAGKQDFRSDEDAAIFKAWSEFKGKLSDEGRADPASWKTRLRVALNKSCEFREVSERSQLDISEPYKVYRLVPLSEQGMVENKKKTGEGKRKRAQCGREDKAIKVLKEDEAAIQPIITSVQQGDGDDDDSPQTEQSDSVIVLKNTDRQPSLIITLYYLGHEVLKREIFGNDVRIAYFPSSHSTSANLGSVGIERIALPKPPPALFTGRKQQAFASLLPYMEKGVMLGSTKLGIYAKRFCQARVFWTGPHTSESGPHKLECTDHPVMLFSRQAFQQELAVFSHSGGTPPGCGVTLCFGEELSDADDLSSKLITVQISLPWAMQTIQQAQSVQNSLAIIQDLTSQSPLGEVTLSLVPFP from the exons ATGGCTACAGGGGGGAGAGTGCGTTCCACACGGAAGCTGCGGTCCTGGATTGTGGAGCAA GTCAGCAGCGGCCGGTACCCGGGTCTCGTTTGGGACGACACCGCCAAGACCATGTTCCGCATTCCTTGGAAACATGCCGGCAAGCAGGACTTCAGGAGCGACGAGGATGCTGCCATTTTCAAG gcATGGTCCGAATTTAAGGGGAAGCTCTCCGATGAAGGCCGTGCAGACCCTGCCTCCTGGAAGACACGCCTCCGCGTTGCCCTCAACAAGAGCTGCGAGTTCCGCGAGGTCAGCGAGAGGTCTCAACTGGACATCTCTGAGCCGTACAAGGTGTACCGCCTGGTGCCACTGTCCGAGCAAG GGATggtagaaaacaaaaagaagacAGGAGAGGGGAAAAGGAAGAGGGCCCAGTGTGGCAGAGAGGATAAAGCGATCAAGGTGTTAAAAGAGGATGAGGCTGCCATCCAGCCAATCATCACA TCTGTCCAGCAGGGGGATGGTGATGATGACGATAGCCCACAGACGGAGCAAAGCGATTCAGTGATTGTCCTGAAAAACACAGATC gccaaCCATCTCTCATCATCACCCTTTACTACTTGGGCCACGAGGTCCTGAAGCGCGAGATCTTTGGGAATGATGTGCGGATCGCCTACTTCCCTTCTTCTCACAGTACCTCGGCCAACCTGGGTTCGGTGGGCATAGAGCGCATCGCCCTGCCCAAGCCCCCACCTGCCCTGTTCACGGGCAGGAAGCAACAGGCTTTTGCCTCCTTGCTGCCGTACATGGAGAAAGGTGTGATGCTGGGCTCCACCAAACTGGGCATCTATGCCAAGCGCTTCTGCCAAGCCCGGGTGTTTTGGACCGGGCCGCACACTTCCGAGTCAGGCCCACACAAACTGGAGTGTACAGACCacccagtcatgctgtttaGCCGACAGGCCTTTCAGCAGG AGCTAGCGGTGTTCAGCCACAGCGGAGGAACGCCACCGGGGTGTGGGGTCACCCTGTGTTTCGGGGAAGAGCTGTCTGACGCGGATGACCTCTCCAGCAAACTCATCACTGTCCAG ATCTCCCTGCCGTGGGCCATGCAGACCATCCAGCAGGCCCAGTCTGTCCAGAACTCGCTGGCTATCATCCAAGACCTGACCAGTCAATCTCCGCTCGGCGAAGTCACTCTCAGCCTGGTGCCATTCCCGTGA
- the LOC125740080 gene encoding E3 ubiquitin-protein ligase RNF31-like isoform X1, whose amino-acid sequence MTDISKRLDEIRSRAESSLSSNGSAQDVMDDVQAMANLPIPLSAKYCRIPAEIMVKENSAGASWQESVASLEKLFTALSILEKYGLNLTSPTRPKYWRSVKFNNPVFRATVGSIKGGKEVLHLYGYSSEQPDGLSFPEEVTDPNVKEVAALTLEVMSLRLELEMLIKNTHCSPETFKAIIPLLKGAEDVQKQKWPASDSISLPGIGETPEGMSQLRSPTPPAKQTPGPGNTPSTGAPSAADRVGGCNVCGNTPTVMCGGCSSIKFCNNCDLVYHRHPDRASHIRERLQAPVLDNCTICGSFPVWAHCPTCKQRQCETCDKLYHSHPERRDHNRIPVTAPPKSMRPSLSSWECTCCTTVNEVQAVLCGTCDRPRLASAASTVLEDSLQASIVSEWQCKSCTVMNSSSSVLCTVCERPRLATRPPTTSAHPAAATPERLRTTDTKWMCQFCTYANSKPADTCEMCSLPRPGEMPKTPTAPMLGTRPNAIPLKTPAPSIENSDFKRQKQMRDEGLKLIQEIREGEKRGVTPEEVYAAVRVSGGSSVKPCDWLHSELPHLLDEICAMAASVQRDPGDPSVRLSRAEAKCAWLAAGGDAEKAVTHVLRNRRAKMEELFSLGFREADKCEEALRMSGGEVRGALSFLQRPLLEEFHKRVWSDLPEPTINITDPDRQRMCRRLLALYGLPSWGRCELALSLLQEPDTQYSLEDVLQAVRESHDRDFIRRVLAKECPICLSVFPHNKMRSLTSCECSVCCDCFKQHFTITVRDKHIREMVCPVCGSPDINDPEHLNTYFSTLDIQLRDCLEAEVYDLFHKKLIEHFLIQDPKFLWCSHCSYGFIYDGDQAKVTCPQCKNSFCAQCKKAWEAQHADLSCEQFQAWKRENDPEYQKQGLAGYLRDNGITCPHCRFQYALTKGGCMHFTCSQCRYQFCSGCNNPFHTTCSVAQCSVSGLHAHHPRDCLFYLRDWIPVQLQALLQKNGVPFNTDPPQGAQPGQCGVMEQKDEGGQQRDLPCGAQCQAGHAGLCEKHYKEYLVSLINSHSLDPAPLFENNDIVVACRRYQVDDRRGEVEDDITYFTRLLKKLMDEVPLGDKVPRMK is encoded by the exons ATGACAGACATCTCTAAGCGACTGGATGAAATCCGGAGCAGGGCAGAGTCTTCCCTCTCCTCCAACGGGTCTGCCCAGGACGTGATGGATGACGTCCAGGCCATGGCCAACTTGCCCATCCCgctgtctgccaaatactgccGTATTCCTGCAGAGATCATGGTGAAGGAGAACAGTGCCGGGGCCTCCTGGCAGGAG AGTGTAGCCTCCTTGGAGAAGCTCTTCACGGCCCTGAGCATCCTGGAGAAGTACGGCCTCAACCTGACCAGCCCGACCAGGCCCAAGTACTGGCGTAGCGTCAAGTTCAACAACCCCGTCTTCAGGGCCACCGTGGGCTCTATCAAG GGTGGAAAAGAGGTGCTCCATCTCTATGGATACTCCAGTGAGCAGCCTGATGGGCTGTCCTTCCCTGAAGAGGTCACAGATCCAAATGTGAAGGAAGTTGCCGCCCTGACTCTGGAAGTGATGTCCCTGCGACTGGAACTGGAGATGCTGATAAAG AATACTCACTGCAGTCCAGAGACCTTTAAGGCTATAATTCCTTTGCTCAAGGGAGCAGAGGATGTGCAGAAACAG AAGTGGCCTGCTTCAGACAGCATCTCCCTTCCCGGCATTGGGGAGACGCCTGAGGGGATGTCACAGCTGCGGTCCCCAACTCCCCCGGCCAAGCAAACCCCGGGTCCCGGAAACACGCCCAGTACTGGGGCCCCAAGTGCAGCAGACAGAG TAGGGGGATGTAACGTGTGTGGTAACACTCCCACAGTCATGTGTGGTGGCTGTTCCTCCATTAAATTCTGCAACAACTGTGACCTGGTCTACCACCGGCACCCTGACAGAGCCAGTCACATACGGGAGCGCCTGCAGGCTCCTGTCCTCG ATAACTGCACCATCTGCGGCAGCTTCCCCGTCTGGGCTCACTGTCCCACTTGCAAGCAGAGGCAGTGCGAGACCTGCGACAAGCTGTACCATTCTCACCCGGAGCGCAGGGACCACAACAGAATTCCAGTGACGGCTCCACCAAAAAGCATGAG ACCCTCGCTCTCTTCATGGGAGTGCACTTGTTGCACAACAGTGAATGAGGTTCAGGCAGTGCTGTGTGGGACTTGTGACCGACCCAGGCTAGCCTCTGCTGCCTCCACTGTCCTGGAGGACTCACTACAGGCTTCCATCGTCTCAG AGTGGCAGTGTAAAAGCTGCACAGTGATGAACTCCAGCAGCAGTGTGCTTTGTACCGTGTGTGAGCGCCCCCGCTTGGCCACACGTCCACCTACGACGTCTGCGCACCCGGCGGCAGCAACCCCAGAAAGGCTGAGAACCACAGACACAAAA TGGATGTGCCAGTTCTGCACCTATGCTAACTCCAAGCCTGCCGACACATGCGAGATGTGCAGTCTGCCCCGTCCGGGCGAGATGCCCAAgacccccacagcccccatGCTTGGCACACGTCCGAATGCGATCCCCCTCAAGACTCCGGCCCCGTCCATAGAAAACTCCGACTTCAAGAGGCAGAAGCAGATGAGGGACGAGGGCCTGAAGCTGATCCAGGAGATTCGA GAGGGAGAGAAAAGAGGGGTGACCCCGGAGGAGGTGTACGCTGCTGTGCGCGTCTCCGGGGGCAGCAGCGTGAAGCCCTGCGACTGGCTGCACTCGGAGCTGCCCCACCTGCTGGACGAGATCTGCGCCATGGCCGCCTCTGTCCAGCGGGACCCGGGCGACCCCAGCGTGCGGCTGTCCAGGGCCGAAGCTAAGTGCGCGTGGTTGGCAGCGGGAGGCGACGCCGAGAAGGCCGTCACCCATGTGCTGAGGAACAGACGGGCCAAG ATGGAGGAGCTCTTCTCTCTAGGGTTCAGGGAGGCAGACAAGTGTGAGGAGGCGCTGAGGATGAGTGGAGGGGAGGTGCGTGGGGCCCTGTCCTTcctgcagcgccccctgctggaggaaTTCCACAAGCGCGTGTGGAGCGACCTGCCTGAACCCACGATCAACATCACTGACCCCGACAGACAG AGGATGTGCCGGCGGCTTCTGGCTCTGTACGGCCTGCCGAGCTGGGGGCGCTGTGAGCTGGCACTGTCCCTACTGCAGGAGCCTGACACCCAGTACTCCCTGGAGGACGTACTGCAGGCTGTCCGCGAGTCACATGACCGTGACTTCATCCGCCGGGTCCTCGCCAAGGAATGCccaatctgtctgtctgtattccCCCACAACAAG ATGCGGTCCCTGACTTCCTGTGAGTGCTCCGTGTGCTGTGATTGCTTCAAGCAGCACTTCACCATCACAGTGCGAGACAAGCACATTAGAGAGATGGTTTGTCCCGTGTGTGGAAGTCCGGATATCAATGACCCTGAGCATCTCAATACCTACTTCTCCACTCTGGATATCCAG CTGCGCGATTGTCTGGAGGCCGAGGTGTATGACCTCTTCCACAAGAAACTGATAGAGCACTTCCTCATCCAGGACCCCAAATTCCTGTGGTGCAGCCAT TGCTCCTACGGATTCATCTATGATGGAGACCAAGCCAAAGTCACCTGCCCTCAGTGCAAGAATAGCTTCTGCGCACAGTGCAAGAAAGCT TGGGAGGCCCAGCATGCTGACCTCTCCTGCGAGCAGTTCCAGGCCTGGAAGCGAGAGAACGACCCCGAATACCAGAAGCAGGGTCTGGCCGGTTATCTCCGTGACAATGGCATCA cttgCCCCCACTGCCGGTTCCAGTACGCCCTGACCAAGGGAGGCTGCATGCACTTCACTTGCTCCCAGTGCCGCTACCAGTTCTGCAGTGGCTGCAACAACCCCTTCCACACC ACTTGCTCTGTGGCCCAGTGCAGTGTGTCGGGGCTCCATGCCCATCATCCCCGGGACTGTCTCTTCTACCTGAGGGACTGGATCCCGGTCCAGCTGCAGGCCCTGCTTCAG AAAAATGGCGTGCCGTTCAACACGGACCCCCCCCAGGGAGCACAGCCAG GGCAGTGTGGCGTTATGGAGCAGAAGGATGAGGGGGGGCAGCAGCGCGACCTGCCCTGTGGGGCCCAATGTCAGGCGGGACACGCAGGGCTCTGCGa GAAGCACTACAAAGAATACCTGGTCAGTCTTATCAATAGCCACTCCCTTGACCCCGCCCCCCTGTTCGAAAACAATGATATTGTGGTGGCTTGTCGGAGATACCAAGTTGATGATCGGCGGGGGGAGGTGGAAGACGACATTACTTATTTTACCCGACTGCTGAAG AAACTGATGGACGAGGTGCCGTTAGGGGACAAGGTGCCACGGATGAAATGA
- the LOC125740080 gene encoding E3 ubiquitin-protein ligase RNF31-like isoform X2: MTDISKRLDEIRSRAESSLSSNGSAQDVMDDVQAMANLPIPLSAKYCRIPAEIMVKENSAGASWQESVASLEKLFTALSILEKYGLNLTSPTRPKYWRSVKFNNPVFRATVGSIKGGKEVLHLYGYSSEQPDGLSFPEEVTDPNVKEVAALTLEVMSLRLELEMLIKNTHCSPETFKAIIPLLKGAEDVQKQKWPASDSISLPGIGETPEGMSQLRSPTPPAKQTPGPGNTPSTGAPSAADRGGCNVCGNTPTVMCGGCSSIKFCNNCDLVYHRHPDRASHIRERLQAPVLDNCTICGSFPVWAHCPTCKQRQCETCDKLYHSHPERRDHNRIPVTAPPKSMRPSLSSWECTCCTTVNEVQAVLCGTCDRPRLASAASTVLEDSLQASIVSEWQCKSCTVMNSSSSVLCTVCERPRLATRPPTTSAHPAAATPERLRTTDTKWMCQFCTYANSKPADTCEMCSLPRPGEMPKTPTAPMLGTRPNAIPLKTPAPSIENSDFKRQKQMRDEGLKLIQEIREGEKRGVTPEEVYAAVRVSGGSSVKPCDWLHSELPHLLDEICAMAASVQRDPGDPSVRLSRAEAKCAWLAAGGDAEKAVTHVLRNRRAKMEELFSLGFREADKCEEALRMSGGEVRGALSFLQRPLLEEFHKRVWSDLPEPTINITDPDRQRMCRRLLALYGLPSWGRCELALSLLQEPDTQYSLEDVLQAVRESHDRDFIRRVLAKECPICLSVFPHNKMRSLTSCECSVCCDCFKQHFTITVRDKHIREMVCPVCGSPDINDPEHLNTYFSTLDIQLRDCLEAEVYDLFHKKLIEHFLIQDPKFLWCSHCSYGFIYDGDQAKVTCPQCKNSFCAQCKKAWEAQHADLSCEQFQAWKRENDPEYQKQGLAGYLRDNGITCPHCRFQYALTKGGCMHFTCSQCRYQFCSGCNNPFHTTCSVAQCSVSGLHAHHPRDCLFYLRDWIPVQLQALLQKNGVPFNTDPPQGAQPGQCGVMEQKDEGGQQRDLPCGAQCQAGHAGLCEKHYKEYLVSLINSHSLDPAPLFENNDIVVACRRYQVDDRRGEVEDDITYFTRLLKKLMDEVPLGDKVPRMK; this comes from the exons ATGACAGACATCTCTAAGCGACTGGATGAAATCCGGAGCAGGGCAGAGTCTTCCCTCTCCTCCAACGGGTCTGCCCAGGACGTGATGGATGACGTCCAGGCCATGGCCAACTTGCCCATCCCgctgtctgccaaatactgccGTATTCCTGCAGAGATCATGGTGAAGGAGAACAGTGCCGGGGCCTCCTGGCAGGAG AGTGTAGCCTCCTTGGAGAAGCTCTTCACGGCCCTGAGCATCCTGGAGAAGTACGGCCTCAACCTGACCAGCCCGACCAGGCCCAAGTACTGGCGTAGCGTCAAGTTCAACAACCCCGTCTTCAGGGCCACCGTGGGCTCTATCAAG GGTGGAAAAGAGGTGCTCCATCTCTATGGATACTCCAGTGAGCAGCCTGATGGGCTGTCCTTCCCTGAAGAGGTCACAGATCCAAATGTGAAGGAAGTTGCCGCCCTGACTCTGGAAGTGATGTCCCTGCGACTGGAACTGGAGATGCTGATAAAG AATACTCACTGCAGTCCAGAGACCTTTAAGGCTATAATTCCTTTGCTCAAGGGAGCAGAGGATGTGCAGAAACAG AAGTGGCCTGCTTCAGACAGCATCTCCCTTCCCGGCATTGGGGAGACGCCTGAGGGGATGTCACAGCTGCGGTCCCCAACTCCCCCGGCCAAGCAAACCCCGGGTCCCGGAAACACGCCCAGTACTGGGGCCCCAAGTGCAGCAGACAGAG GGGGATGTAACGTGTGTGGTAACACTCCCACAGTCATGTGTGGTGGCTGTTCCTCCATTAAATTCTGCAACAACTGTGACCTGGTCTACCACCGGCACCCTGACAGAGCCAGTCACATACGGGAGCGCCTGCAGGCTCCTGTCCTCG ATAACTGCACCATCTGCGGCAGCTTCCCCGTCTGGGCTCACTGTCCCACTTGCAAGCAGAGGCAGTGCGAGACCTGCGACAAGCTGTACCATTCTCACCCGGAGCGCAGGGACCACAACAGAATTCCAGTGACGGCTCCACCAAAAAGCATGAG ACCCTCGCTCTCTTCATGGGAGTGCACTTGTTGCACAACAGTGAATGAGGTTCAGGCAGTGCTGTGTGGGACTTGTGACCGACCCAGGCTAGCCTCTGCTGCCTCCACTGTCCTGGAGGACTCACTACAGGCTTCCATCGTCTCAG AGTGGCAGTGTAAAAGCTGCACAGTGATGAACTCCAGCAGCAGTGTGCTTTGTACCGTGTGTGAGCGCCCCCGCTTGGCCACACGTCCACCTACGACGTCTGCGCACCCGGCGGCAGCAACCCCAGAAAGGCTGAGAACCACAGACACAAAA TGGATGTGCCAGTTCTGCACCTATGCTAACTCCAAGCCTGCCGACACATGCGAGATGTGCAGTCTGCCCCGTCCGGGCGAGATGCCCAAgacccccacagcccccatGCTTGGCACACGTCCGAATGCGATCCCCCTCAAGACTCCGGCCCCGTCCATAGAAAACTCCGACTTCAAGAGGCAGAAGCAGATGAGGGACGAGGGCCTGAAGCTGATCCAGGAGATTCGA GAGGGAGAGAAAAGAGGGGTGACCCCGGAGGAGGTGTACGCTGCTGTGCGCGTCTCCGGGGGCAGCAGCGTGAAGCCCTGCGACTGGCTGCACTCGGAGCTGCCCCACCTGCTGGACGAGATCTGCGCCATGGCCGCCTCTGTCCAGCGGGACCCGGGCGACCCCAGCGTGCGGCTGTCCAGGGCCGAAGCTAAGTGCGCGTGGTTGGCAGCGGGAGGCGACGCCGAGAAGGCCGTCACCCATGTGCTGAGGAACAGACGGGCCAAG ATGGAGGAGCTCTTCTCTCTAGGGTTCAGGGAGGCAGACAAGTGTGAGGAGGCGCTGAGGATGAGTGGAGGGGAGGTGCGTGGGGCCCTGTCCTTcctgcagcgccccctgctggaggaaTTCCACAAGCGCGTGTGGAGCGACCTGCCTGAACCCACGATCAACATCACTGACCCCGACAGACAG AGGATGTGCCGGCGGCTTCTGGCTCTGTACGGCCTGCCGAGCTGGGGGCGCTGTGAGCTGGCACTGTCCCTACTGCAGGAGCCTGACACCCAGTACTCCCTGGAGGACGTACTGCAGGCTGTCCGCGAGTCACATGACCGTGACTTCATCCGCCGGGTCCTCGCCAAGGAATGCccaatctgtctgtctgtattccCCCACAACAAG ATGCGGTCCCTGACTTCCTGTGAGTGCTCCGTGTGCTGTGATTGCTTCAAGCAGCACTTCACCATCACAGTGCGAGACAAGCACATTAGAGAGATGGTTTGTCCCGTGTGTGGAAGTCCGGATATCAATGACCCTGAGCATCTCAATACCTACTTCTCCACTCTGGATATCCAG CTGCGCGATTGTCTGGAGGCCGAGGTGTATGACCTCTTCCACAAGAAACTGATAGAGCACTTCCTCATCCAGGACCCCAAATTCCTGTGGTGCAGCCAT TGCTCCTACGGATTCATCTATGATGGAGACCAAGCCAAAGTCACCTGCCCTCAGTGCAAGAATAGCTTCTGCGCACAGTGCAAGAAAGCT TGGGAGGCCCAGCATGCTGACCTCTCCTGCGAGCAGTTCCAGGCCTGGAAGCGAGAGAACGACCCCGAATACCAGAAGCAGGGTCTGGCCGGTTATCTCCGTGACAATGGCATCA cttgCCCCCACTGCCGGTTCCAGTACGCCCTGACCAAGGGAGGCTGCATGCACTTCACTTGCTCCCAGTGCCGCTACCAGTTCTGCAGTGGCTGCAACAACCCCTTCCACACC ACTTGCTCTGTGGCCCAGTGCAGTGTGTCGGGGCTCCATGCCCATCATCCCCGGGACTGTCTCTTCTACCTGAGGGACTGGATCCCGGTCCAGCTGCAGGCCCTGCTTCAG AAAAATGGCGTGCCGTTCAACACGGACCCCCCCCAGGGAGCACAGCCAG GGCAGTGTGGCGTTATGGAGCAGAAGGATGAGGGGGGGCAGCAGCGCGACCTGCCCTGTGGGGCCCAATGTCAGGCGGGACACGCAGGGCTCTGCGa GAAGCACTACAAAGAATACCTGGTCAGTCTTATCAATAGCCACTCCCTTGACCCCGCCCCCCTGTTCGAAAACAATGATATTGTGGTGGCTTGTCGGAGATACCAAGTTGATGATCGGCGGGGGGAGGTGGAAGACGACATTACTTATTTTACCCGACTGCTGAAG AAACTGATGGACGAGGTGCCGTTAGGGGACAAGGTGCCACGGATGAAATGA